The proteins below are encoded in one region of Mus caroli chromosome 10, CAROLI_EIJ_v1.1, whole genome shotgun sequence:
- the Dse gene encoding dermatan-sulfate epimerase isoform X1 produces the protein MRTHTRGAPSVFFICLLCCVSAFITDENPEVMIPFTNANYDSHPMLYFSRKDVAELQLRAASSHEHIAARLTEAVHTMLTNPLEYLPPWDPKEYSARWNEIYGNNLGALAMFCVLYPENIEARDMAKDYMERMAAQPSWLVKDAPWDEVPLAHSLVGFATAYDFLYNYLSKTQQETFLEVIANASGYMYETSFRRGWGFQYLHNHQPTNCMALLTGSLILMNQGYLQEAYLWTKQVLSIMEKSLVLLREVTDGSLYEGVAYGSYTTRSLFQYMFLVQRHFDINHFGHPWLKQHFAFMYRTILPGFQRTVAIADSNYNWFYGPESQLVFLDKFVMRNGSGNWLADQIRKNRVVEGPGTPSKGQRWCTLHTEFLWYDASLKPVPPPDFGTPTLHYFDDWGVVTYGSALPAEINRSFLSFKSGKLGGRAIYDIVHRNKYKDWIKGWRNFNAGHEHPDQNSFTFAPNGVPFITEALYGPKYTYFNNVLMFSPAVSKTCFSPWEGQVTEDCSSKWSKYKHDLAASCQGRVIAADEKDGVVFIRGEGVGAYNPMLNLKHVQRNLILLHPQLLLLVDQIHLGEESPLETAASFFHNVDVPFEETVVDGVHGALIRQRDGLYKMYWMDDTGYSEKANFASVMYPRGYPYNGTNYVNVTMHLRSPITRAAYLFIGPSVDVQSFSIHGDPQRLDVFIATSEHAYATYLWTGENTGRSAFAQVIADHQKILFDQSSAIKSTTVPEVKDYAAIVEQNLQHFKPVFQLLEKQILSRVQNTASFRKTAERLLRFSDKRQTEEAIDRIFAISQQQRQQRGKSKKSRKAGKHYKFVDTVPDIFAQIEVNEKKIRQKAQILAQKEQPIDEDEEMKDLLDFADVTYEKHKNEGSMKGDFGQVRMVTSHNKAPSLSASYTRLFLILNIAIFFVMLAMQLTYFQRAQSLHGQRCLYAVLLIDSCVLLWLYSSCSQSQC, from the exons ATGAGGACTCATACACGGGGGGCACCCAGTGTGTTTTTCATATGTTTGCTCTGCTGTGTGTCAGCCTTCATCACTGACGAGAACCCAGAAGTCATGATTCCCTTCACTAATGCCAACTATGACAGCCACCCAATGTTGTACTTCTCCAGGAAAGATGTGGCAGAGCTCCAGCTGAGGGCTGCCAGCTCCCATGAGCACATTGCAGCTCGGCTTACGGAGGCTGTACATACCATGTTGACTAACCCCTTGGAGTACCTCCCTCCTTGGGATCCCAAGGAGTACAGTGCCCGCTGGAATGAGATCTATGGAAACAACCTGGGTGCCTTGGCAATGTTCTGTGTGCTGTATCCTGAGAATATTGAAGCTCGAGACATGGCCAAAGACTACATGGAGAGGATGGCAGCGCAGCCTAGTTG GTTGGTGAAAGATGCGCCTTGGGATGAAGTTCCACTTGCGCACTCCCTGGTGGGTTTCGCCACTGCATATGACTTCTTATACAACTACCTGAGCAAGACACAGCAGGAGACATTCCTGGAAGTGATTGCCAATGCCTCAGGCTATATGTATGAAACTTCCTTTAGAAGAGGATGGGGGTTCCAGTACTTGCACAACCATCAGCCCACCAACTGCATGGCCTTACTCACTGGAAGTCTCATTCTGATGAACCAAG GGTACCTTCAGGAGGCCTATTTATGGACCAAGCAAGTTCTAAGCATCATGGAGAAGTCTCTGGTCTTGCTGCGAGAGGTGACGGATGGCTCTCTCTATGAAGGAGTTGCATACGGCAGCTATACCACTAGATCCCTGTTCCAGTACATGTTTCTTGTTCAGAGGCACTTTGACATCAACCACTTTGGCCATCCATGGCTTAAGCAACACTTTGCCTTTATGTATCGGACCATCTTGCCAG GGTTTCAGAGAACTGTAGCCATTGCAGACTCAAATTACAACTGGTTTTATGGCCCAGAAAGTCAATTAGTGTTTCTGGATAAATTTGTCATGCGTAACGGGAGTGGAAACTGGCTGGCTGACCAAATCAGAAAGAACCGTGTAGTGGAAGGTCCAGGTACACCATCCAAAGGGCAGCGCTGGTGCACTCTACACACAGAATTTCTCTG GTATGATGCCAGCTTGAAACCCGTTCCACCTCCAGATTTTGGTACCCCAACATTGCATTATTTTGACGACTGGGGTGTTGTGACTTATGGAAGTGCACTACCTGCAGAAATCAACAGGTCATTCCTTTCCTTCAAGTCAGGAAAACTTGGGGGCCGTGCAATATATGACATTGTccatagaaacaaatataaagaCTGGATCAAAGGGTGGAGAAATTTTAACGCAGGACATGAGCACCCTGACCAAAACTCTTTCACGTTCGCCCCCAATGGTGTGCCGTTCATTACTGAGGCCCTCTATGGGCCAAAGTACACCTACTTTAACAATGTTCTAATGTTTTCTCCAGCTGTGTCCAAGACTTGCTTTTCTCCCTGGGAGGGTCAGGTCACAGAAGACTGTTCATCAAAATGGTCAAAGTATAAGCATGACCTGGCAGCCAGCTGTCAGGGGAGAGTAATTGCAGCAGATGAAAAGGATGGGGTTGTTTTTATCCGAGGAGAAGGCGTAGGAGCATATAACCCCATGCTCAACCTGAAGCACGTTCAGCGGAATCTCATCCTTCTCCACCCACAGCTTCTCCTTCTTGTAGACCAGATCCACCTGGGAGAGGAGAGCCCGCTGGAGACAGCAGCGAGTTTCTTCCACAATGTGGATGTCCCTTTTGAGGAGACAGTAGTAGATGGGGTCCATGGGGCTCTCATCCGGCAGCGAGACGGTCTCTATAAAATGTACTGGATGGATGATACTGGTTATAGTGAAAAAGCAAACTTTGCCTCAGTGATGTATCCTCGGGGTTATCCCTACAACGGGACAAATTATGTGAATGTCACCATGCATCTTCGAAGTCCTATCACCAGGGCAGCTTACCTCTTCATAGGGCCATCTGTGGATGTCCAGAGCTTCAGCATCCATGGAGACCCTCAGCGGCTGGATGTGTTCATAGCTACCAGTGAACACGCCTATGCAACTTACCTGTGGACAGGTGAGAACACAGGGCGTTCTGCTTTTGCACAGGTCATTGCAGATCATCAGAAAATTCTGTTTGACCAGAGTTCGGCCATCAAAAGCACCACTGTCCCTGAAGTGAAAGATTATGCTGCTATTGTGGAACAGAATCTGCAGCATTTTAAGCCCGTGTTCCAGCTGCTTGAGAAGCAGATCCTATCTCGAGTCCAGAACACAGCTAGCTTTAGAAAGACTGCTGAGCGCTTATTGAGGTTTTCAgataagagacagacagaggaagccATTGACAGAATTTTTGCTATATCCCAGCAACAGCGGCAGCAACGAGGCAAGTCAAAGAAAAGCCGAAAGGCGGGTAAGCATTACAAGTTTGTGGATACGGTTCCTGATATTTTTGCACAGATTGAAGTTAATGAGAAGAAGATTCGACAGAAAGCTCAGATTTTAGCACAGAAAGAACAGCCcatagatgaagatgaagaaatgaaagacctTTTGGATTTTGCTGATGTCACCTATGAGAAGCATAAAAATGAGGGTTCTATGAAAGGTGACTTTGGACAGGTGCGGATGGTGACAAGTCACAACAAAGCACCTTCACTGTCAGCCTCCTACACCAGACTCTTCTTGATTCTGAACATTGCCATCTTCTTTGTCATGTTGGCAATGCAACTGACTTATTTCCAGAGGGCTCAGAGCCTCCATGGCCAAAGGTGTCTTTATGCGGTCCTCCTAATAGATAGCTGTGTCTTATTGTGGTTGTATTCCTCCTGTTCTCAGTCTCAGTGCTAA
- the Dse gene encoding dermatan-sulfate epimerase isoform X2 → MYETSFRRGWGFQYLHNHQPTNCMALLTGSLILMNQGYLQEAYLWTKQVLSIMEKSLVLLREVTDGSLYEGVAYGSYTTRSLFQYMFLVQRHFDINHFGHPWLKQHFAFMYRTILPGFQRTVAIADSNYNWFYGPESQLVFLDKFVMRNGSGNWLADQIRKNRVVEGPGTPSKGQRWCTLHTEFLWYDASLKPVPPPDFGTPTLHYFDDWGVVTYGSALPAEINRSFLSFKSGKLGGRAIYDIVHRNKYKDWIKGWRNFNAGHEHPDQNSFTFAPNGVPFITEALYGPKYTYFNNVLMFSPAVSKTCFSPWEGQVTEDCSSKWSKYKHDLAASCQGRVIAADEKDGVVFIRGEGVGAYNPMLNLKHVQRNLILLHPQLLLLVDQIHLGEESPLETAASFFHNVDVPFEETVVDGVHGALIRQRDGLYKMYWMDDTGYSEKANFASVMYPRGYPYNGTNYVNVTMHLRSPITRAAYLFIGPSVDVQSFSIHGDPQRLDVFIATSEHAYATYLWTGENTGRSAFAQVIADHQKILFDQSSAIKSTTVPEVKDYAAIVEQNLQHFKPVFQLLEKQILSRVQNTASFRKTAERLLRFSDKRQTEEAIDRIFAISQQQRQQRGKSKKSRKAGKHYKFVDTVPDIFAQIEVNEKKIRQKAQILAQKEQPIDEDEEMKDLLDFADVTYEKHKNEGSMKGDFGQVRMVTSHNKAPSLSASYTRLFLILNIAIFFVMLAMQLTYFQRAQSLHGQRCLYAVLLIDSCVLLWLYSSCSQSQC, encoded by the exons ATGTATGAAACTTCCTTTAGAAGAGGATGGGGGTTCCAGTACTTGCACAACCATCAGCCCACCAACTGCATGGCCTTACTCACTGGAAGTCTCATTCTGATGAACCAAG GGTACCTTCAGGAGGCCTATTTATGGACCAAGCAAGTTCTAAGCATCATGGAGAAGTCTCTGGTCTTGCTGCGAGAGGTGACGGATGGCTCTCTCTATGAAGGAGTTGCATACGGCAGCTATACCACTAGATCCCTGTTCCAGTACATGTTTCTTGTTCAGAGGCACTTTGACATCAACCACTTTGGCCATCCATGGCTTAAGCAACACTTTGCCTTTATGTATCGGACCATCTTGCCAG GGTTTCAGAGAACTGTAGCCATTGCAGACTCAAATTACAACTGGTTTTATGGCCCAGAAAGTCAATTAGTGTTTCTGGATAAATTTGTCATGCGTAACGGGAGTGGAAACTGGCTGGCTGACCAAATCAGAAAGAACCGTGTAGTGGAAGGTCCAGGTACACCATCCAAAGGGCAGCGCTGGTGCACTCTACACACAGAATTTCTCTG GTATGATGCCAGCTTGAAACCCGTTCCACCTCCAGATTTTGGTACCCCAACATTGCATTATTTTGACGACTGGGGTGTTGTGACTTATGGAAGTGCACTACCTGCAGAAATCAACAGGTCATTCCTTTCCTTCAAGTCAGGAAAACTTGGGGGCCGTGCAATATATGACATTGTccatagaaacaaatataaagaCTGGATCAAAGGGTGGAGAAATTTTAACGCAGGACATGAGCACCCTGACCAAAACTCTTTCACGTTCGCCCCCAATGGTGTGCCGTTCATTACTGAGGCCCTCTATGGGCCAAAGTACACCTACTTTAACAATGTTCTAATGTTTTCTCCAGCTGTGTCCAAGACTTGCTTTTCTCCCTGGGAGGGTCAGGTCACAGAAGACTGTTCATCAAAATGGTCAAAGTATAAGCATGACCTGGCAGCCAGCTGTCAGGGGAGAGTAATTGCAGCAGATGAAAAGGATGGGGTTGTTTTTATCCGAGGAGAAGGCGTAGGAGCATATAACCCCATGCTCAACCTGAAGCACGTTCAGCGGAATCTCATCCTTCTCCACCCACAGCTTCTCCTTCTTGTAGACCAGATCCACCTGGGAGAGGAGAGCCCGCTGGAGACAGCAGCGAGTTTCTTCCACAATGTGGATGTCCCTTTTGAGGAGACAGTAGTAGATGGGGTCCATGGGGCTCTCATCCGGCAGCGAGACGGTCTCTATAAAATGTACTGGATGGATGATACTGGTTATAGTGAAAAAGCAAACTTTGCCTCAGTGATGTATCCTCGGGGTTATCCCTACAACGGGACAAATTATGTGAATGTCACCATGCATCTTCGAAGTCCTATCACCAGGGCAGCTTACCTCTTCATAGGGCCATCTGTGGATGTCCAGAGCTTCAGCATCCATGGAGACCCTCAGCGGCTGGATGTGTTCATAGCTACCAGTGAACACGCCTATGCAACTTACCTGTGGACAGGTGAGAACACAGGGCGTTCTGCTTTTGCACAGGTCATTGCAGATCATCAGAAAATTCTGTTTGACCAGAGTTCGGCCATCAAAAGCACCACTGTCCCTGAAGTGAAAGATTATGCTGCTATTGTGGAACAGAATCTGCAGCATTTTAAGCCCGTGTTCCAGCTGCTTGAGAAGCAGATCCTATCTCGAGTCCAGAACACAGCTAGCTTTAGAAAGACTGCTGAGCGCTTATTGAGGTTTTCAgataagagacagacagaggaagccATTGACAGAATTTTTGCTATATCCCAGCAACAGCGGCAGCAACGAGGCAAGTCAAAGAAAAGCCGAAAGGCGGGTAAGCATTACAAGTTTGTGGATACGGTTCCTGATATTTTTGCACAGATTGAAGTTAATGAGAAGAAGATTCGACAGAAAGCTCAGATTTTAGCACAGAAAGAACAGCCcatagatgaagatgaagaaatgaaagacctTTTGGATTTTGCTGATGTCACCTATGAGAAGCATAAAAATGAGGGTTCTATGAAAGGTGACTTTGGACAGGTGCGGATGGTGACAAGTCACAACAAAGCACCTTCACTGTCAGCCTCCTACACCAGACTCTTCTTGATTCTGAACATTGCCATCTTCTTTGTCATGTTGGCAATGCAACTGACTTATTTCCAGAGGGCTCAGAGCCTCCATGGCCAAAGGTGTCTTTATGCGGTCCTCCTAATAGATAGCTGTGTCTTATTGTGGTTGTATTCCTCCTGTTCTCAGTCTCAGTGCTAA